The Callithrix jacchus isolate 240 chromosome X, calJac240_pri, whole genome shotgun sequence genome contains a region encoding:
- the LOC144581203 gene encoding sex comb on midleg-like protein 1 isoform X1 — MMSSNTSEADVIKTSISTYDDDNTVVLHAYETKHKFANETKTEQEPITVADASCNTEEQPKSVYDVLTYCQVIYDAIQNLDKKIDGISRKVSKIQRFNAKAGSTNRKPSGFGYGYAYRNYSCLLAKKLKLQKMKKSQAYETFSYSQSYSPTSPVAVRADNSQSNNPAPSFHMEEYQRAEPEEDPVLSCTPSPVHPSDHSEHGFQPSYASDGAMPGSSRPYRGSARVNSSQVTSVPVDNDMYLEDNFIKHPATWSVEAVVLFLKQTDPKTLSPLVDLFRIHEIDGKALLLLTSDVMLKYLGLNLGTVMKLCYYIERLKQGKCFQN; from the exons ATAAAAACAAGTATATCTACTTATGATGATGACAACACTGTTGTTCTTCATGCAtatgaaacaaaacataaatttgcaaatgaaacaaaaactgag CAGGAACCGATTACTGTAGCTGATGCATCCTGTAATACTGAAGAGCAACCGAAGTCAGTGTATGATGTCCTTACCTATTGCCAG GTTATATATGATGCTATCCAAAACCTGGATAAGAAGATTGATGGCATTAGCAGAAAGGTTTCAAAAATCCAACGTTTCAATGCAAAAGCAGGGTCGACGAATCGC AAGCCATCTGGCTTTGGATATGGATATGCGTACAGAAATTATTCTTGCCTGCTTGCTAAAAAGCTTAAActccagaaaatgaagaaaagtcagGCTTACGAGACATTCTCCTACTCTCAAAGTTATAGTCCCACTTCACCGGTGGCAGTGCGGGCGGATAATTCCCAGAGCAACAATCCAGCACCATCCTTTCACATGGAAGAATACCAGCGAGCTGAGCCGGAGGAGGACCCAGTCCTCAGCTGCACTCCGAGTCCAGTGCATCCCTCAGACCACTCTGAGCATGGTTTTCAACCGTCTTATGCATCTGATGGTGCAATGCCTGGCTCTTCACGGCCCTACCGTGGCAGCGCTAGGGTTAACAGCAGCCAAG TTACAAGTGTACCAGTGGACAATGACATGTATTTAGAGGACAACTTCATTAAGCACCCTGCAACATGGTCGGTGGAAGCAGTGGTCCTATTTCTGAAGCAAACGGATCCTAAGACATTATCCCCTCTTGTCGATCTCTTCAGAATCCAT GAAATTGATGGGAAGGCTCTGCTCCTACTCACGAGCGACGTGATGCTGAAGTACTTGGGTCTGAATCTGGGAACGGTCATGAAGCTATGCTACTACATTGAACGACTTAAACAaggaaaatgctttcaaaattaa
- the LOC144581203 gene encoding sex comb on midleg-like protein 1 isoform X2, translating into MMSSNTSEADVIKTSISTYDDDNTVVLHAYETKHKFANETKTEEPITVADASCNTEEQPKSVYDVLTYCQVIYDAIQNLDKKIDGISRKVSKIQRFNAKAGSTNRKPSGFGYGYAYRNYSCLLAKKLKLQKMKKSQAYETFSYSQSYSPTSPVAVRADNSQSNNPAPSFHMEEYQRAEPEEDPVLSCTPSPVHPSDHSEHGFQPSYASDGAMPGSSRPYRGSARVNSSQVTSVPVDNDMYLEDNFIKHPATWSVEAVVLFLKQTDPKTLSPLVDLFRIHEIDGKALLLLTSDVMLKYLGLNLGTVMKLCYYIERLKQGKCFQN; encoded by the exons ATAAAAACAAGTATATCTACTTATGATGATGACAACACTGTTGTTCTTCATGCAtatgaaacaaaacataaatttgcaaatgaaacaaaaactgag GAACCGATTACTGTAGCTGATGCATCCTGTAATACTGAAGAGCAACCGAAGTCAGTGTATGATGTCCTTACCTATTGCCAG GTTATATATGATGCTATCCAAAACCTGGATAAGAAGATTGATGGCATTAGCAGAAAGGTTTCAAAAATCCAACGTTTCAATGCAAAAGCAGGGTCGACGAATCGC AAGCCATCTGGCTTTGGATATGGATATGCGTACAGAAATTATTCTTGCCTGCTTGCTAAAAAGCTTAAActccagaaaatgaagaaaagtcagGCTTACGAGACATTCTCCTACTCTCAAAGTTATAGTCCCACTTCACCGGTGGCAGTGCGGGCGGATAATTCCCAGAGCAACAATCCAGCACCATCCTTTCACATGGAAGAATACCAGCGAGCTGAGCCGGAGGAGGACCCAGTCCTCAGCTGCACTCCGAGTCCAGTGCATCCCTCAGACCACTCTGAGCATGGTTTTCAACCGTCTTATGCATCTGATGGTGCAATGCCTGGCTCTTCACGGCCCTACCGTGGCAGCGCTAGGGTTAACAGCAGCCAAG TTACAAGTGTACCAGTGGACAATGACATGTATTTAGAGGACAACTTCATTAAGCACCCTGCAACATGGTCGGTGGAAGCAGTGGTCCTATTTCTGAAGCAAACGGATCCTAAGACATTATCCCCTCTTGTCGATCTCTTCAGAATCCAT GAAATTGATGGGAAGGCTCTGCTCCTACTCACGAGCGACGTGATGCTGAAGTACTTGGGTCTGAATCTGGGAACGGTCATGAAGCTATGCTACTACATTGAACGACTTAAACAaggaaaatgctttcaaaattaa